The following coding sequences lie in one Quadrisphaera setariae genomic window:
- a CDS encoding 3-hydroxybutyrate dehydrogenase produces MVDRHLEGQRAVVTGAASGIGAACARSLAAAGASVVLLDRAERAVRTLADELGGRAVVVDLSDTAALPAVLADADLDCDVLVNNAGVQHVARVEDFPPEQLSLMLRLMLEAPFLLARAVLPGMYERGRGRLIHIGSVHGHRASPFKAAYVAAKHGLEGLSKTIALEGGDRGVTSVVVCPGFVRTPLVEAQIAAQARETGVPEDRVLEDVLLHMAAVKRLLEPEEVGQTVAWLCRPEAASMTGTSVLMDGGWSAR; encoded by the coding sequence GTGGTTGACCGCCACCTCGAGGGACAGCGCGCCGTCGTCACCGGAGCCGCCAGCGGCATCGGCGCGGCGTGCGCCCGGTCGCTGGCCGCCGCCGGCGCGTCCGTCGTCCTGCTGGACCGCGCCGAGCGGGCCGTGCGCACGCTCGCGGACGAGCTGGGCGGGCGGGCCGTCGTCGTCGACCTCTCCGACACCGCCGCCCTGCCGGCGGTGCTGGCCGACGCCGACCTCGACTGCGACGTGCTCGTCAACAACGCCGGCGTGCAGCACGTGGCGCGCGTGGAGGACTTCCCGCCCGAGCAGCTCTCGCTCATGCTGCGGCTGATGCTGGAGGCGCCGTTCCTGCTGGCCCGGGCGGTGCTGCCGGGCATGTACGAGCGCGGGCGGGGGCGGCTCATCCACATCGGGTCGGTGCACGGGCACCGGGCGTCGCCGTTCAAGGCGGCGTACGTGGCGGCCAAGCACGGGCTGGAGGGGCTGAGCAAGACCATCGCGCTGGAGGGCGGCGACCGGGGCGTGACGTCGGTGGTGGTGTGCCCCGGGTTCGTGCGGACGCCGCTGGTGGAGGCGCAGATCGCAGCGCAGGCGCGGGAGACCGGCGTCCCGGAGGACCGGGTGCTCGAGGACGTGCTGCTGCACATGGCGGCGGTGAAGCGGCTCCTCGAGCCGGAGGAGGTCGGGCAGACCGTGGCGTGGCTGTGCCGCCCGGAGGCGGCGTCGATGACGGGCACGTCGGTGCTCATGGACGGGGGCTGGTCGGCCCGCTGA
- a CDS encoding alpha/beta fold hydrolase → MTSSPRPVHPLETTTQRLRVRGLDTGPADQTERVVVFVHGNLSSSEFFRRQLEALPEGWRGVAPDLRGFGGTDPEPVDATRGVRDYSDDVLSLLDALGVARAHLLGWSLGGGVVAQAAIDRPGAVASLVLVNPVSPHGYGGTRADGSRLADDDPGAGAGLANPRLVELLAAGERSGDDPSSPRNVMNGLYFAHGFRSPDEEELLTSVLSSRTGTDHYPGDAAPAASWPGTGPGDHGVLNTLAPKHFDTSALARLGDGSDDGGRRPPVLWVRGEHDAIVSDAAALDLAVLGGAGVVPGWPGAEVYPVQPMVSQTRAVLDAYAASGGSYREVVLDAGHTPHVERPQEFAAALHEHLTTADAEQEEPRRG, encoded by the coding sequence ATGACCAGCTCACCGCGACCGGTCCACCCGCTCGAGACCACCACGCAGCGCCTGCGCGTGCGCGGCCTCGACACCGGCCCGGCCGACCAGACCGAGCGCGTGGTGGTCTTCGTGCACGGCAACCTCTCCAGCTCGGAGTTCTTCCGCCGCCAGCTGGAGGCCCTGCCGGAGGGGTGGCGCGGCGTGGCGCCGGACCTGCGCGGCTTCGGCGGGACCGACCCCGAGCCCGTCGACGCCACGCGCGGCGTCCGCGACTACAGCGACGACGTGCTCTCACTGCTGGACGCCCTCGGCGTAGCCCGCGCGCACCTGCTCGGCTGGAGCCTGGGCGGCGGCGTGGTGGCGCAGGCTGCGATCGACCGGCCCGGCGCGGTGGCCTCGCTGGTCCTCGTGAACCCCGTCTCGCCCCACGGCTACGGCGGCACCCGCGCCGACGGCTCCCGCCTCGCCGACGACGACCCGGGCGCGGGCGCCGGGCTGGCGAACCCCCGCCTGGTGGAGCTGCTGGCCGCCGGCGAGCGCAGCGGCGACGACCCGAGCTCACCCCGGAACGTGATGAACGGCCTCTACTTCGCGCACGGGTTCCGCAGCCCCGACGAGGAGGAGCTCCTCACGTCGGTGCTCTCCTCCCGCACCGGCACCGACCACTACCCCGGCGACGCCGCCCCCGCGGCGTCCTGGCCCGGTACGGGCCCGGGCGACCACGGCGTGCTCAACACCCTGGCACCGAAGCACTTCGACACCTCCGCGCTGGCGCGGCTGGGCGACGGCTCGGACGACGGAGGGCGTCGTCCTCCGGTCCTGTGGGTCCGCGGGGAGCACGACGCGATCGTCAGCGACGCCGCCGCGCTCGACCTCGCCGTCCTCGGTGGTGCCGGCGTGGTGCCGGGCTGGCCGGGGGCGGAGGTCTACCCGGTGCAGCCCATGGTCAGCCAGACCCGCGCGGTCCTCGACGCCTACGCCGCGAGCGGCGGCAGCTACCGCGAGGTGGTGCTCGACGCCGGCCACACCCCGCACGTGGAGAGGCCGCAGGAGTTCGCCGCCGCACTGCACGAGCACCTCACCACCGCCGACGCCGAGCAGGAGGAGCCCCGCCGTGGTTGA
- a CDS encoding alpha/beta hydrolase → MLTGARTPQPWRGHALGGLRWGDLDDGGALVVAVHGITANAAAWTAVAPRLLRDPATAVVSAVVAPELRGRGASRHLPGPWGLAQHADDVAAEVTALLDSRPGTGRDRPVALVGHSMGAFTLAALAGRHPDLLGRLAGVVLVDGALPLEAPPGATPREAATAALGPALARLQQTFTDPAEHRALWAGHPALQDVPVDVVDAYAARDISPATPQDGDGGRPSGGWRVPVSGEAVAQDMADLYEPALVAPGLELLAARDTPLLTCPRGLDDGAPLYAPALVRRWRDRLPGLAVVEVPGTNHYSVLFADAAADAVTAAVLSTLAAR, encoded by the coding sequence GTGCTCACCGGTGCGCGCACGCCCCAGCCCTGGCGCGGCCACGCCCTCGGCGGCCTGCGCTGGGGAGACCTCGACGACGGCGGGGCCCTCGTGGTGGCGGTGCACGGCATCACCGCCAACGCCGCCGCGTGGACGGCGGTGGCGCCGCGGCTCCTGCGAGACCCGGCCACGGCGGTGGTGTCCGCGGTGGTCGCCCCGGAGCTGCGCGGGCGCGGCGCCAGCCGCCACCTGCCGGGCCCGTGGGGGCTGGCGCAGCACGCCGACGACGTCGCCGCGGAGGTCACCGCCCTGCTCGACAGCCGTCCTGGCACTGGCCGCGACCGGCCGGTGGCGCTGGTGGGGCACTCCATGGGCGCTTTCACCCTGGCCGCCCTGGCAGGCCGCCACCCCGACCTGCTGGGGCGGCTGGCGGGCGTCGTCCTGGTCGACGGCGCGCTGCCGCTGGAGGCCCCGCCGGGGGCCACCCCGCGAGAGGCGGCGACCGCCGCCCTCGGCCCGGCGCTCGCACGCCTGCAGCAGACCTTCACCGACCCCGCCGAGCACCGCGCGCTGTGGGCGGGCCACCCGGCCCTGCAAGACGTTCCGGTCGACGTGGTGGACGCCTACGCCGCCCGCGACATCTCCCCCGCCACCCCCCAGGACGGCGACGGCGGCCGGCCCAGCGGCGGCTGGCGCGTGCCCGTGAGCGGTGAGGCGGTCGCGCAGGACATGGCCGACCTCTACGAGCCCGCCTTGGTGGCTCCCGGCCTGGAGCTCCTCGCGGCCCGAGACACCCCCCTGCTGACGTGTCCGCGCGGCCTGGACGACGGCGCCCCGCTGTACGCGCCCGCGCTGGTGCGACGCTGGCGCGATCGGCTGCCGGGCCTGGCCGTGGTGGAGGTGCCCGGCACCAACCACTACTCGGTGCTCTTCGCCGACGCTGCCGCCGACGCCGTCACCGCAGCCGTGCTCTCCACCCTCGCCGCTCGCTGA
- the mgrA gene encoding L-glyceraldehyde 3-phosphate reductase, translated as MTYIAADDRYETMTYRRTGRSGLDLPLVSLGFWQNFGEDRPLEVQRAIVRRAFDLGVTHMDLANNYGPPYGAAEVNFGHLVRTDLAPYRDELVISTKAGWDMWPGPYGDHGSRKYLRASLDASLQRMGLDYVDIYYHHRPDPETPLEETMTALADAVRAGKALYVGISSYGPKRTAEAARILRELGTPLLIHQPSYSMFNRWIEPELLDVLEREGVGCIPFTTLAQGLLTDKYLDGVPEGSRASRGGSLDRSALTDENLARIRGLNAIAADRGQTLAQMALSWVLRDQRITTALIGASSVKQVEDNVAAAARVDFTDAELAAIDEHAVESGVDLWAGARDAGD; from the coding sequence ATGACGTACATCGCCGCTGATGACCGTTACGAGACGATGACCTACCGCCGCACCGGGCGCAGCGGGCTGGACCTGCCGCTGGTCAGCCTGGGGTTCTGGCAGAACTTCGGGGAGGACCGGCCGCTGGAGGTGCAGCGCGCCATCGTCCGCCGGGCCTTCGACCTCGGCGTGACGCACATGGACCTCGCCAACAACTACGGGCCGCCCTACGGCGCCGCGGAGGTGAACTTCGGGCACCTCGTGCGCACCGACCTCGCGCCGTACCGCGACGAGCTGGTCATCTCCACCAAGGCCGGCTGGGACATGTGGCCCGGCCCCTACGGAGACCACGGCTCCCGCAAGTACCTGCGCGCCAGCCTCGACGCGTCGCTGCAGCGCATGGGCCTCGACTACGTCGACATCTACTACCACCACCGGCCCGACCCGGAGACGCCGCTGGAGGAGACCATGACGGCGCTCGCGGACGCCGTCCGCGCCGGCAAGGCCCTCTACGTGGGCATCTCCTCCTACGGGCCCAAGCGCACCGCGGAGGCCGCCCGCATCCTGCGCGAGCTGGGCACGCCGCTGCTCATCCACCAGCCCTCGTACTCGATGTTCAACCGGTGGATCGAGCCGGAGCTGCTCGACGTGCTGGAGCGCGAGGGCGTCGGCTGCATCCCGTTCACCACGCTGGCCCAGGGGCTGCTGACCGACAAGTACCTCGACGGTGTGCCGGAGGGGTCGCGCGCCTCGCGCGGCGGCTCGCTCGACAGGTCGGCGCTCACCGACGAGAACCTCGCGCGCATCCGCGGGCTCAACGCCATCGCCGCCGACCGCGGCCAGACGCTGGCGCAGATGGCGCTGTCGTGGGTGCTGCGCGACCAGCGCATCACCACGGCGCTGATCGGCGCCAGCTCCGTGAAGCAGGTCGAGGACAACGTGGCCGCCGCCGCGCGCGTCGACTTCACCGACGCTGAGCTGGCCGCCATTGACGAGCACGCGGTGGAGTCGGGTGTCGACCTGTGGGCCGGCGCTCGCGACGCCGGAGACTGA